Sequence from the Amblyraja radiata isolate CabotCenter1 chromosome 24, sAmbRad1.1.pri, whole genome shotgun sequence genome:
TGATCTAAGATTGCTTTTGCCCAGTTGATCTAAGTTTAAGTTTAAATGATCTAAGATTGcttttgtctcgacccgaaatgtcacccattccttctatccagagatgccgccagtcccgctgagttactccagcattttgtgcctatcttcgatttaaaatgCCCATTGGGTTTCGAGAGAATCAAATCTCTTTACGTCGCCTTGGAGCTGCTAGGAGGGAACGGTAGTTACATATCAGCGTGACAATGGAATGAATGTAAGTCCCAGCTGCAAACGACCCTTTCTATCTATTTATGTCTCTATTAGTGGGTCAGAGCTAGTTCACAAAGCATGGCTTCTCTCAAATTAGCCTCAGGATTCAAATCCTATTTGCAGAGGACCTGATCTCGCTCGTTTGCCAGCAGTTTAAAGTCACAAACGCAGGAGGTTCTGACCAATTTGAATCCGGATAAACAGAGCTGAGGCCAAAGCTCTGAATCAACCTAATTTGGCACTAATTAGAAATTCTCCACCAAGTTAACCCTGCCGCAGAACCCAAATGAAaacagtccacacacacacacacacaggacatgAAAGCTGATGTCAACCTTCATGTTTGATCCAATGGTGGCTGACCCATGAGTGCAAAGGAGGACAGAAAGTGGAAAATAAGTTATTCCTTAGCTCTGCTAAACCTTGCCCTGATgaccacacgcgcgcacacacgcacacacacacataaatgatATACATATACATTTAAAAGCTAACAAAGTGAAACCATTTAGTTGGCAGATTGAATTTTAACAGTGGTGCACAAGGACTGCTGGTGTAGATGATTCTAACACCAGCACTCGCCACACAAAGGCCACATAGCCTGGTTCAGTGGAAGAAAAGCTGACAGTTGCCAAGTCTTCCCACCATCAGAAACAGTGAATGGAGCTTGGCAGCTCTCAACGTTCAAAAAAGGTATACCCAACATATTTTCCTAAGCTGCAATATATTCATCTTTTGCTTACTGTTTCAGTTtacagttttagttttggagatacaggttgggaacaggcccttccgtccacccagtccgcaccgaccagcaatcaccccctatgctagtttaaaaaaaaagatttagagatacagcgcggaagcaggcccaccaagaccagcaaccacactaacactatcctacacactagagacgatttacagaagccaattgccctacaaactggcacctctttggaatgtgggaagaaatcggagcgcccggagagaacccacgtggtcacaaggaaaatgtacaaactctgtacagtaaaCATAGGTAAAAGTACCAGTTGAAGACAACTGTTACTCTTATCAATTGTAGTACTATATATAACAGCAGttataagacacttggacaggtacatgggtagggaaGGTTAAGAAGGGTGTGTAGGTTGATAAGATGTAAACattgtccagtgctgagtgatgctatACCTTGAGCTTTTCAGCTCCGACATCCAGATCTAGATccaggatatgggctaaataagGGCAGGTGGGTCGTGCTTCTTGGTCCTCAAAAATATTCCAGATGGAATTTAAATTAGAGGTGGCGGAAGGTGGGctgaagcaaaaaagggttcttggagaAGGGACGaactgagatggggcatcttggttggcatgggcaagttgggccgaagggcctgtttccacgttgtatgacttgaTGACACAATAAAACTATTGTTTGCTTCTATCCAATTATTAAGCAGTAAATTAAAATATCAAATTGCAAACTCGCTagaacttagaagattgagggggggatcttatagaaacttacaaaattcttaaggggttggacaggctagatgcaggaagattgttcccgatgttggggaagtccagaacaaggggtcacagtttaaggataggggggaagtattttaggaccgagatgaggaaaacatttttcacacagagagtggtgtatctctggaattctctgtcacagaaggtagttgaggccagttcattggctatatttaagagggagctagatgtggcccttgtggctaaagggatcaggtggtatggagagaaggcaggtacaggatactgaattggatgatctgccatgatcatattgaatggtggtgcaggctcgaagggccgaatgcacctgTTTTCTGTTTCTATAATTGGAATTCAATTGTAAATGTTTGATCTGTTGTACATCAGCTCCATCTGGTGGAACAGTGTGCTGGCCCCTAATCTTCCACTTAGTTTACTGGCCACTCTTTGTGCTTCTCCTCATTCTTTTGCTTCAATTTGTTTCTGAGGAATAACATGAGAAATCTCTGTTCTTCGAACACTCAATTGCCACTCAggatagagacaaagtgctggagtaactcagtgggtcaggcagcgtctctggagaaaaaggacagatgacgttttgggtcgggactcctcTTCAGACCGAGAGCCGTCTGAGGAAAGGTGttgaacccgaaacatcattcatccttcttctccagaaatgccgcctgacccactgagttactccagcactttgtctctatctttggtataaaccagcttctgcggttctttgtttcaAGCCATTGTCACTAGATGGACTAagccctgttcttgtgctgtactattctacgtTATATGTCCTAACATGGTACGTTACTTCCTCCAAATACGAGCCACAATCGACACGCAAACATGTCAACTGCGCAAAGACAAAAACCATTAAGACTTTGTTATACATTCTGATTAATAAGTGGAAGCTTTGTAGCTCTAGAAGCACCAGACGCAACACATAACTAAAGTGCAGCATCATCCCTCATCTCTGTGGTCATTGTAATTTAGTACGGGTGTGCTAAAGGAATTAAGCAAAGAGCACGTACGCAAACAATAAATGGTATTAGATCAGGAATGTTTCGCGAATTAATGACATTTCGAAATATAACAGCAGCGGGCAAGGATTTTAAAACCAAACTTCAAATATATTAATAGGATAATGTGATACAAGACTTGGGACAGTTGGAGACAATAAAGCATGAAACTGAAACCGTGGAAATTGTTAAGAATCTGAGCTGCctttttattttaattgtctAGGATAGGTTCTTGGATAGACAAGGCACAGAGGGATACGGACCTAATCGGGTAACTGGGGCTATCTTGGAAAGGCATGGATAAAATGGGATGAAAAGGACTGAACATTTagattacttcagagatacagcgcggaaacaggcccctcggcccaccgaggcagTGCTGACCACCAatgcccgcacagtaacactatcctacacacactagggacaattttaccgaagccaattaacctacaaacctgtatgtctttgcagcgtgggaggaaaccagagcacccggaggaaacccacgctgtcacagtgagaacgtacaaattccgttcagacagcacacaGTCAGGATGAAAGCCGGGTCTCGAGGCAGTAACTttgccgctgccccactgtgccgccccattttCCTATGGGCCTTTGGAAAGTTGAGTATCGTGATGCCTACCCTATCccgattttgtttttgtttagccAGTTCTCACCCATCAACTCAATCCCAACAACAAACATAAATATAATGCAGCTTTAAAAAGGCATGTTGAGGAAAGCTGaacaaaacttcaaacaaagtgtTCGATTGCGGGAAGTTGTTCAGACTATTTCCCATTCCCACAGACTCAGCAGAGCGGCTCACAGCCAAACATTTGTTCAAATGGTCACATTAAATGGTGAAGGTACAGGGTGGAATAAATGGAAACTCTGGTCTGGTTATTGAACTACAATGCATAGATTAGTAATGAAAGTACCAACTATCCAAAGAAGCAAGCaaagggtggcagtgtaaacaagGCACCAGAATGACTGGGTTTTGTTCAACACTATTTCACGCATGGAGAGTTGGCACTTTGGCACATTTTATAACCCTGAAAATGTCGAGAAGCGAGTTACAGAGAAAAGAAGAGAACTAATTAAGGATGTTTTTAATACAAATTGCAGAAGGCAGCTTCATGAAAGCACATGCTTTTGAAGCAATTAATTCCTGCACAACCTGCGCAGTTCCCTGCACGTCGCTTGAAAGGATTGAGAATGCCGGCGGGCCCATTCCCTTTTTCACAGCAGATATAGTGTAAACTTTAAGAAGTGAAAATTACAAGAATATcttcattgcccccccccccataaaagtTTCAACTTTCAGTTTGGATAACTCTCATGCCTGTGTCATTTTTGTTTCAACATTTTGCTGGAAGCAAAATTTCCTCACCGATACTTCTCAGCCATATCACCTTGTCCCTTCTTATCTCCACAAAGGCATTGAAACATTCCTGAAGTGGATGAGTATCCAGTTTAGAGTTTACAGgttcagcatggaaaccggcccgttGCCCCAGTGTCCACGTCGACCATTCAtcgctcgttcacactagttctgtgttatcccactttctcatccactccctgcacactaggccaattaacctacaaacgtgcacgcctttgggatgtgggaggaaaccagagcgcctgggGGAAACCCACCAGGGAAACCGTGTGGCTTTAAAACAGTCTCCTCTCCAACACCTGGGCaaattctctctcccctcctctcctgccacaatcagtctgaagaagggacccgactcgaaatgtcacctatccacgttccccagagatgctgcctgacccgctgagttactccagcaatttgtgaatCGTTTGATTCCGTTTCTCACTGAAACGCGCAAGACATTTCACCGAGCACTTCCTTTAGAATTTGTACAAAACATCCTTAACATTACTGGCGGTGGTGACGGAGCTACTCCACGTCATTCTCACTTTGTTCACCCACAGGCGATGCTGACCGATGCATAGTAATGGCTGTTTGCAAACTCATTCAGCCACTCCCTGAAGCACGGATCAAAGACACAATATGTTTCTGAGGGACAAAAAACAAGCTGCTGGtggaacacaacgggtcaggcagcatctgcagaggaaaCAGAAATGGTTGAGGTACCTGgttgggacccccccccccccccggttgggaCCCCCCCCCATCAGGGCTTATTCATCCACCTCCCCAACCTtaaccaggtgctctggtttcctcccacatccatccgcctccacagatactgcctgacccattgagttcttccagaaaCTTGGGACTGTTTTTGccccagtttccagcatctgcagtcccttgtatctCCAGCATGTTGCCCAGACACCTGTACGCAGTCGATTTCAAACAGCATTAAATAGGATGCACATCAATGGAATGGACTGACTTCATAAAGCATAGACATTTACTAAAAGCACGTGGCCCCAATTCTGAAAGTAGCAGCCCCATCAATATGTTCATTTCTCGACCAAGAGTCTCAAAGTCCGAGGACCACTGCAGGAATGTAGTAATAATTTAAAGCCATTCTGAAATAGTTGAGAACCTCTGACCTCTGGGTCAGAGACTGTCCCTTAAAAAAAAAGGGAAAGTTTTCTTGAAAGAGGATAATGTACTACACTTGACACTTCTGAAGTGGAACATTTTCAatgaattcatttttaaatggcaATTATGGCTAGCAGTGGGTTCCAACAAATGAAGAGCTGCAAGAAAACACAGAGAAAGATTAAAAACATACATACACATGGAATATAACCCCACCCATTAGTcataagagtcatacagcgtggaaacaggcccttcagtccaacgtgcccacaccgaccaacacgtcaCATCTATACTAGTACCACATGCACGCGTTtgcccaatatccctccaaaccaatcCTAGCCATATACCTGAATAAATGTtagttaaacgttgcaatagtcccagcctcaactgcctcctctggcagcttgttccatatacccaccaccctttgtgtgaaaaagttacccctcaggttcctattaaatcttcgccccttcaccttaagcccatgtccactggttctcgattcccctactctgggcaagagactctatatgTTTACGCGATATAGTCTTTGCACAATTTtgtacacccctcatcctcctgccccccaaggaacagagtcccagcctgctcaacagcTCCGTATAGCTCAGACCCGCAAGTCCTGccgatatcctcgtaaatcttccttgtactctttccagcttagaaATATCGTTCCCATAACACGgttcccaaaactgaacacaatactgtaaatatggcctcaccacaatcttgtataactgcatcatgacctaacttccatactcaatactctgactgatgaaggccacagTGCCAAAGGCTTTTTGACCACGATATCTACCTGCGACGCCACTTTCAATAAACTAAAATATAGAATACCAAACCTGAAGCAAAACACCTCGTTCACcttgagaagctcagcgggtgaagcagcatctatggagcgaaggaaataggcgacgtttcgggctgagacccttcttcctatggagccaaggaaataggcgacgtttcgggccgagacccgaagggtttcggctcgaaacgtcgcctatttccttcgctccacagatgctgctgcacccgctgagtttctccagcatttttgtgtaccttcgattttccagcatctgcagttccttcataaacacctCTTTCACCTTTATTTGTTCTGTAGCCTTGCATCTGGGCCAGGCAGTGGGACTAGCTCGGTTAGGCTATTGGTCAGTCTgaatgaattgggccgaagggcctgtttccatgctctctctATAGCTCTATGACATCTTAACAGCATCCCAGTGTACACAACATCCCAATTATAAAGGGGGAAGAAAATCAATAAAATGAaataggaaacccacgcggtcacaggtacaATATATGGCGTCATATTCATGGCGTCACAGTTCTTTGGCGTGTTTTGGGAGGGGAAGGAAAGAAACTATAGAAATTGGAGTTGTCTTTTTGTCACCATTCTCACAGGTAAAGTGCGAGTGTGGCAACACAGAGAACTTTGGATGAGCACGGGGGCGGAATCCTAGTGTAGATATGAAATATATAAATGGCGGCAgaatggtgcagcgggtagagctgctgcctcacagcgccagagaccgtggttcaatcctgtccatgggtgcttgtctgcgtgtggagtatgcacattccccctttcctccgggtgctccggtttcctcccacatcatcaagacgtgcgggtttgtaggctaattgaccctCTATACATcaccgctagtgtgtagggagtggatgggaaagtgggaatgACGTAGAACGAGTGCGAACAGGGTggacaattttgggcaccatatgtgaggaaggatatgaatggccctggagagggtccagaggaggtttacaagaatgatcccaggaatgagtgggttaagaaatgatgagcgtttgacggcgctgggcctgtactcgctggagtttagaagaatgagggggaccccattaaaacgtaccaaatagtgaaaggcctggatagagtggatgtggagaggatgcttccactagtgggagaaaggacgttcctttaagaagacgaggaggaatttctttagtcagagggtggtgaatctgtggaattcttagccacagacggctgtggaggctgttaatggatatttttatggcagagatagatagattcttgattagtacgggtgtcagaggttatggggagaaggcaggagaatggggttaggagggaaagattgatcagtcatgactgaatggagtagacgatgggccgaatggcctaatctgctCGTATCACTGATGACCTTGTGAGCCAAgaccccgtttccatgctgtatctgtaaactttgAACTAAACAGTCTAATCTACTTCAAGAATGGTTCTTTCCACTTCAAGAATCTACAGGAAGGGGCAGTGTAATAGAGGAAGGAGAAATGGCTGAGAAATAGTgtggcgtggtggcgcagcggtagagttgctgcctctcagctccagacacccgggttccaacctgactgcgggtgctgtctgtatggagtttgtacgttctccctgggacccgtGTGAGTTTTTTTCCagcttctccggtttcctcccacaatccaaagatgtgcaggtttgtaggttaattggcttagtaaaattgtaaattgtcgtgcgtgtgcgtgtgtcgtgtgtcgtgtgtggtgtgtgtgtgtgtgtgtgtgtgtgtgtgtgtgtgtgtgtgtgtgtgcgtgtgtgtctgtgtgtgtgtgtgtgtgtgtgtgtgtgtgtgtgtgtgtgtgtgtaacatagaaaaacatagaaacatagaaaataggtgcaggagtaggccattcagcccttcgagcctgcaccgccattcaatatgatcatggctgatcatccaactcagtatcccgtacctgccttctctccataccccctgatccctttagccacaagggccttaaTAGGACTTAAAAGCTTCCAGAAATCCATGTagactacattaaaaaaaaacctgcattATCAATAGTTTGTTACTTTATAGACACTTAATTGTACAGCACAAACTCAGGCCCATCGGCCTAACCTATTCATGCTGACCAACGTGCCtacccaagctagtcccatttgctagcATTTTGTCCATATTCTCCTaaactttttctatccatgtacctgtccaaatatcttttaaacattataattgtacCCAGCTCGACCACTTTCTCTGTTGGTttgatccatatacccatcacccactatgaaaaatttgcccctcagaCCCTCTTGATCTTTTACCTCGCCTAAAActaatgccctctagttttatatTCCCCTACCATTGGAAAAAGAATATGACTACCTGTCCTATTTATGCCCCTCGCGATTTTGACCTCTGTAAGGTCTCCTTCGCTCCAGGGAAAATAATCCCAAGCCTTCCAGTCTCTGCAACATCCATGTGAATCTTTTCTCACCACCTCCAGCGTAATTACATCTTCCAGTAGcacagtgaccagaactgcatataaTATTCTAAGTGTGCATATTCTAATATTCCCTTCAttcgtgcagggatcgctagtcggcgccgactcggtgggctgaagtgcctgcgtccacgctgtatcactaaactaaactaagatattgGTGAGGACAAGTTGCTATATCTATTTCTAGACTGAAACAAAGAGAGAGATTAAATCAGGTGCTTACAATGGCAGGTCTGTGCTGTTGTGCCTGGTCTTGCGTGCCGTTCCATCATCCCTCGGTAGTGCTTTTTGCAAACTGGACATAGCAGCTGTCTTTTTAATGTCTATAACAGCGTAAAACTCAGTCCTACGTGTGGGAGTTGGTGGGACCGGAGTGCTGGGCATTCTGGGGGTCTGGGGTACATCAGAGTCACTGGCACCCTCCAGCTCCACCTGGATGTAGTTTAATTGTCTCTGCTCGGGGCACGGGCATCTAAAGTCGAAGCTGAAGACGTTAGGAGTGCATTCCCGCTGCCGGGAGAAGTCGACCTTGTGTAAGCCGGGCTGAATGGTGACGTTCTCCGTGTTGACGTAGTtccgcagtgggtccaggttattATGGTATCCGTTTTGTGGGGGGGATCCAGAGTcactccagtcctcttcctcctgCCTCTGCGTCTGGCTTTCCCACAGGGGAGGTAAAGAGGGCAGGTTTTCGTAGTTCAGCATGGCTGTCTTCCTATGAGCACAGTTATTGTGGTTCTGGCCGTCCCCGCACATCTTGAGACGGCCTCGCCTCAACCCCGACCCGGACGACACGGGCAAACCGTTGACGTTCTCGTAAGTCATCTTGTTCATGGAGGAGCACATGGCGTTCTGGTCGCAGCCGTCCTGGAAAGGGTCTCGCTCCTGGTAGGCCACCGCCGCGCTGTACTCGGCCAGCTCCCTGTGCCTGTCGATCCGCTCGAGCTCAATTATTCTCCTCTGCACCGGCGTGGGTCCCAGTACAAACTTGACCTCGCCCGGCTGCAGCAGGACCTGAGGGGACCGCTCCTCCAGGGCGGGGCAGTGGTTGGCGTGGCCATGCATCATGTCCGAGACGGAGGGCCGCGGCTCCGGCAGGCCGTGGACGCAGGTGCGCTGCTTCCGCTCCTCGTCGACATTGGAAGTATTCACGTACGTGTGAATCTGTGGGGGAACAAGGCCACAAAAGGTTGGAATAAAatcagtacagtttagtttattgtcacgtgtaccgaggtacagtgaaaaccgttttgttgcgttctatccagtcagcggaaagacaatatgtggttacaatcgatccattcacagcatgataaggaaataacatttagcgcaaggtaaaaccagtaaagtgcgaacaaggatagtccaagggccaccaatgaggtagatagtagttcaggactgttctctggttcAGTTGCTGCCATCTGACCACTTAGACGTTATTAAAGCTGCCAAAGTTAATCAAGATTTTATATACGATGGTGCAAATGATCGTGCAAGTTTATCATGGAATATGTTTTAATTCGACTTAAAAGTTAGTTTAAAAATTAGTAtgtaaaggtgctgcctgacctacacagttatcccagctttttgtgccaatcTTAAGTAGAATGCAAACTGTATTTTAACCCATGATTTACCAAGTCTAATTATCTGCTGATTATCTAATTACCAATAAACTGTTGTGAAACCCGTACAATCCCATTCATTTCCATCTTTGCTGTAAAACGTGACATCCACCagagagatacaccatggaagcaggcccttcggcaatcaccctgtatactagcactatccttcacactagggacaattcatatTCGCCTTtgatctttgcccctctcaccaatgATAATACCAATCTAATTTACAATCCATTGAGCCACAATGtcattagaatcatagagttatacagcacaaaaacaggcccttcggcccaacattgcCCATGCCAataatgccccatctaaactagtcccacctgcccgcggttggcccatatccctctaaacgttccatcacagtgaggaatgtggtggatgtttatgttaaattttattttatgtggctgtgtgtcttgttgctttttacttagcaTGGCTGTattgtaactcaaatttcactgtaccttaaatggtacgtgataattaaattgaatcttgaatccatgtacctgtccaagtgtctactaaatgttgttatagaacctgcctcgactacctcctctgacagctcgtccaCTGGGATGCCAGGGCATGAGGTGCGAGTGAGGAAAGAAAGCTGTGTCCATTTTGCCTGGACTTTCACTCCTCAGTGAGCACCTCATCAACCTGGCCTCACATCTGATGGTCTGGCACC
This genomic interval carries:
- the frs3 gene encoding fibroblast growth factor receptor substrate 3 isoform X1, encoding MGSCWSCLDKDTISENHPTKFKVTNVDDDGNELGSGIMELTSSELILHTRKRDAVRWPYLCLRRYGYDSNLFSFESGRRCQTGQGIFAFKCARAEEIFNLLQEIMQCNSINVVEEPMMISRNPHPTEIDLPRTPQTPTTPSFTVPGFPNGFPCYPSMGDGSSHPSTRHPSIGSARLSSVGEESTHPLIGGDDQIHTYVNTSNVDEERKQRTCVHGLPEPRPSVSDMMHGHANHCPALEERSPQVLLQPGEVKFVLGPTPVQRRIIELERIDRHRELAEYSAAVAYQERDPFQDGCDQNAMCSSMNKMTYENVNGLPVSSGSGLRRGRLKMCGDGQNHNNCAHRKTAMLNYENLPSLPPLWESQTQRQEEEDWSDSGSPPQNGYHNNLDPLRNYVNTENVTIQPGLHKVDFSRQRECTPNVFSFDFRCPCPEQRQLNYIQVELEGASDSDVPQTPRMPSTPVPPTPTRRTEFYAVIDIKKTAAMSSLQKALPRDDGTARKTRHNSTDLPFSSFVGTHC
- the frs3 gene encoding fibroblast growth factor receptor substrate 3 isoform X2 — translated: MGSCWSCLDKDTISENHPTKFKVTNVDDDGNELGSGIMELTSSELILHTRKRDAVRWPYLCLRRYGYDSNLFSFESGRRCQTGQGIFAFKCARAEEIFNLLQEIMQCNSINVVEEPMMISRNPHPTEIDLPRTPQTPTTPSFTVPGFPNGFPCYPSMGDGSSHPSTRHPSIGSARLSSVGEESTHPLIGGDDQIHTYVNTSNVDEERKQRTCVHGLPEPRPSVSDMMHGHANHCPALEERSPQVLLQPGEVKFVLGPTPVQRRIIELERIDRHRELAEYSAAVAYQERDPFQDGCDQNAMCSSMNKMTYENVNGLPVSSGSGLRRGRLKMCGDGQNHNNCAHRKTAMLNYENLPSLPPLWESQTQRQEEEDWSDSGSPPQNGYHNNLDPLRNYVNTENVTIQPGLHKVDFSRQRECTPNVFSFDFRCPCPEQRQLNYIQVELEGASDSDVPQTPRMPSTPVPPTPTRRTEFYAVIDIKKTAAMSSLQKALPRDDGTARKTRHNSTDLPL